A portion of the Heliangelus exortis chromosome 28, bHelExo1.hap1, whole genome shotgun sequence genome contains these proteins:
- the CNN2 gene encoding calponin-2, which yields MNGSQFNKGPSYGLSAEVKNRLAQKYDPQKEAELRTWIESVTGQQIGPDFQKGLKDGVILCELMNKLQPNSVRKINRSAQNWHQLENLSNFIKAMATYGMNPVDLFEANDLFESGNLTQVQVSLLALAGMAKTKGMQSGVDIGVKYSEKQQRNFDEAKMKAGQCVIGLQMGTNKCASQSGMTAYGTRRHLYDPKNQILPPMDHSTISLQMGTNKCASQVGMTAPGTRRHIYDAKMGTEKCDNSSMSLQMGSNQGANQSGQVFGLGRQIYDPKYCPQGSQGEVANAACDQSGDPPRYHYYCEEEEGY from the exons ATGAACGGCTCCCAGTTCAACAAGGGCCCGTCCTACGGCCTCTCCGCCGAGGTCAAGAACCGG ctcgCCCAGAAGTACGACCCACAGAAGGAGGCCGAGCTGAGGACATGGATTGAGAGTGTGACGGGGCAGCAGATCGGGCCTGACTTCCAGAAAGGGCTGAAGGATGGGGTGATCCTCTGCGA GCTGATGAACAAGCTGCAGCCCAACTCGGTGAGGAAGATCAACCGTTCGGCTCAGAACTGGCACCAG ctcgAGAACCTCTCCAACTTCATCAAGGCCATGGCCACCTACGGCATGAACCCCGTGGACCTCTTTGAAGCCAACGACCTCTTTGAGAGTGGGAACCTGACGCAGGTGCAGGTGTCCCTGCTGGCACTGGCGGGCATG GCAAAGACGAAGGGGATGCAGAGTGGCGTGGACATCGGGGTGAAGTactcagagaagcagcagaggaactTTGATGAGGCCAAGATGAAGGCTGGGCAGTGCGTGAttgggctgcag ATGGGCACAAACAAGTGTGCCAGCCAGTCCGGCATGACAGCGTATGGCACCAGGAGGCACCTCTACGACCCCAAGAACCAGATCCTGCCCCCCATGGACCACTCCACCATCAGCCTCCAGATGGGCACCAACAAGTGTGCCAGCCAG GTGGGCATGACAGCACCCGGCACCAGGAGACACATCTACGATGCCAAGATGGGGACAGAGAAGTGTGACAACTCCTCCATGTCGCTGCAGATGGGCTCCAACCAGGGTGCCAACCAGAGCGGGCAGGTCTTTGGCCTCGGCCGCCAAATCTACGACCCCAAATATTGCCCACAGGGCAGCCAGGGCGAGGTGGCCAATGCTGCCTGTGACCAGAGTGGGGACCCCCCCAGATACCACTACTActgcgaggaggaggagggctaCTGA